One genomic window of Glycine max cultivar Williams 82 chromosome 16, Glycine_max_v4.0, whole genome shotgun sequence includes the following:
- the LOC100817605 gene encoding protein PIN-LIKES 3 isoform X1 translates to MGFIQLLSVASFPVIKVLLVTAIGLFLALDDISILGEDSRKKVNQLVFYVFNPSLVGSNLAKTITFESIVQLWFMPLNILCTFILGSALGWILIKMTRPPKHMEGLILGCCSAGNLGNLLIVIIPAICKESGNPFGDSDVCYQYGMAYAALSMAIGAVFIWSYVYNIMRISSSRIQKEDNTGNGINILKASAEASESRTDNFSETLNPTKDATDDAYTLLLPHAKPEEKVSISRKIKHHLGVISSNLNFKAMFAPSTLGAIAGFIIGVISPMRNFIIGSSAPLHVVEESVFMLGDAAVPTLTLIMGANLLKGLKGSTTPVWTVVGIVAVRYIFLPLLGVAVVKGAIHFSLVHSDALYQFVLLLQYALPPAMNIGTIAQLFGAGESECSVIMLWTYILAAVAVTLWSTFFMWLVL, encoded by the exons ATGGGGTTCATTCAGCTGCTTTCTGTTGCCTCTTTCCCGGTGATAAAAGTGTTGCTGGTTACTGCAATTGGCTTGTTTCTTGCACTGGATGACATATCAATATTGGGAGAAGATTCAAGGAAGAAAGTGAATCag CTTGTGTTTTATGTGTTTAATCCGTCGCTTGTGGGTAGCAATCTGGCCAAAACGATAACTTTTGAGAGTATTGTTCAGTT GTGGTTCATGCCGTTGAATATTCTTTGCACATTCATACTAGGCTCGGCCTTGGGATGGATTTTGATTAAAATGACAAGGCCTCCGAAACACATGGAAGGTTTAATCTTGGGTTGCTGTTCTGCTG GAAATTTAGGGAACTTGCTTATAGTCATTATTCCAGCTATATGTAAAGAGAGTGGCAATCCTTTTGGAGACTCTGATGTCTGCTATCAATATGGGATGGCTTATGCTGCACTTTCTATGGCG attggaGCAGTTTTTATATGGTCATATGTTTACAACATCATGAGGATTTCCTCTAGTAGAATTCAAAAAGAAGACAATACAGGCAATGGCATTAACATATTGAAGGCTTCAGCGGAAGCATCAGAGTCACGCACAGACAATTTTTCAGAAACACTTAATCCTACAAAAGACGCCACGGATGATGCATATACCTTATTGCTTCCTCATGCAAAACCAGAGGAAAAA GTTTCAATCTCAAGAAAAATTAAGCACCACTTGGGGGTGATTTCAAGCAACTTAAATTTCAAAGCCATGTTTGCGCCATCAACACTTGGAGCC ATTGCCGGATTTATCATTGGTGTAATCTCCCCAATGCGTAATTTCATTATAGGAAGTAGTGCTCCGCTTCATGTGGTTGAAGAATCTGTGTTCATGTTGGG TGATGCAGCTGTCCCCACTCTCACTCTTATAATGGGAGCAAACCTACTTAAAG GTTTGAAAGGATCAACTACTCCAGTGTGGACCGTTGTGGGAATTGTAGCTGTTCGCTATATTTTCCTGCCTCTTTTGGGCGTTGCAGTTGTCAAAGGGGCCATACACTTTAGTTTGGTGCATTCAGATGCCTTGTATCAGTTCGTGCTTCTACTTCAATATGCACTTCCGCCTGCCATGAATATAG GCACCATTGCTCAATTGTTCGGAGCTGGCGAAAGTGAATGTTCTGTGATCATGCTTTGGACATATATTTTGGCGGCAGTAGCAGTTACCCTTTGGTCAACTTTCTTCATGTGGCTAGtgttatga
- the LOC100817605 gene encoding protein PIN-LIKES 3 isoform X2: MPLNILCTFILGSALGWILIKMTRPPKHMEGLILGCCSAGNLGNLLIVIIPAICKESGNPFGDSDVCYQYGMAYAALSMAIGAVFIWSYVYNIMRISSSRIQKEDNTGNGINILKASAEASESRTDNFSETLNPTKDATDDAYTLLLPHAKPEEKVSISRKIKHHLGVISSNLNFKAMFAPSTLGAIAGFIIGVISPMRNFIIGSSAPLHVVEESVFMLGDAAVPTLTLIMGANLLKGLKGSTTPVWTVVGIVAVRYIFLPLLGVAVVKGAIHFSLVHSDALYQFVLLLQYALPPAMNIGTIAQLFGAGESECSVIMLWTYILAAVAVTLWSTFFMWLVL; this comes from the exons ATGCCGTTGAATATTCTTTGCACATTCATACTAGGCTCGGCCTTGGGATGGATTTTGATTAAAATGACAAGGCCTCCGAAACACATGGAAGGTTTAATCTTGGGTTGCTGTTCTGCTG GAAATTTAGGGAACTTGCTTATAGTCATTATTCCAGCTATATGTAAAGAGAGTGGCAATCCTTTTGGAGACTCTGATGTCTGCTATCAATATGGGATGGCTTATGCTGCACTTTCTATGGCG attggaGCAGTTTTTATATGGTCATATGTTTACAACATCATGAGGATTTCCTCTAGTAGAATTCAAAAAGAAGACAATACAGGCAATGGCATTAACATATTGAAGGCTTCAGCGGAAGCATCAGAGTCACGCACAGACAATTTTTCAGAAACACTTAATCCTACAAAAGACGCCACGGATGATGCATATACCTTATTGCTTCCTCATGCAAAACCAGAGGAAAAA GTTTCAATCTCAAGAAAAATTAAGCACCACTTGGGGGTGATTTCAAGCAACTTAAATTTCAAAGCCATGTTTGCGCCATCAACACTTGGAGCC ATTGCCGGATTTATCATTGGTGTAATCTCCCCAATGCGTAATTTCATTATAGGAAGTAGTGCTCCGCTTCATGTGGTTGAAGAATCTGTGTTCATGTTGGG TGATGCAGCTGTCCCCACTCTCACTCTTATAATGGGAGCAAACCTACTTAAAG GTTTGAAAGGATCAACTACTCCAGTGTGGACCGTTGTGGGAATTGTAGCTGTTCGCTATATTTTCCTGCCTCTTTTGGGCGTTGCAGTTGTCAAAGGGGCCATACACTTTAGTTTGGTGCATTCAGATGCCTTGTATCAGTTCGTGCTTCTACTTCAATATGCACTTCCGCCTGCCATGAATATAG GCACCATTGCTCAATTGTTCGGAGCTGGCGAAAGTGAATGTTCTGTGATCATGCTTTGGACATATATTTTGGCGGCAGTAGCAGTTACCCTTTGGTCAACTTTCTTCATGTGGCTAGtgttatga